GATATTACATTTAAAGATTGCAGGGTCACACCACACATTTAGTAGTAACAAAAAAGCCTCAGTAGCTTCGTCAGGGAAGTCTGTAGAAAGGGATCAGAGTAATAATCTATGGATAAAGCAAATATATTGTGGTATAATCATTACCAAACATTAGCTAAAACTATAAAGCATTATCGAGGATTCTATCATGCAAAAGGTACTGATTACCAGATATAAGTACAGAAATATAATCGTACTATTATTATTTTCATTAATTCTTACAATTATTTTCACATTTACAATATACAACTTAATAAATATAAATAATTCCAATCGGAAAATAGTTACGGCAGAAAGTCAAGTTCAAATCAAAAATTTTGAAATATCGTTGAATCTTTCTAGGCAACTTGTCAACTCTGTCAGATACACGCTAGAGGCAGAAAGATGGGCTGAATCCGCTGATTTTTCGTATGAGATGCATTCATTAATAAAATTTATGGAATTAGTGAATAAGCAGCTAAGTGTTTTGACAACGGGAGAATGCTATATAGGTGCTTGGAAATTGAACAGTGAAAATCCATCTATTTTTTATAATGGAGCAACCATTAGTGAAGAAAAATTGTTTGAGGATGTTCTTGGTATTGAATACGCCTTAAAAGAAGATGTGATTTCAAAATTAAAAAAAACAGGCGAGCATATTCTGTTTTTTGATGAAACCCAAATACATAATAGCTTTATAAAATTATATTATCAGCAATACTCTGGAGGAGAAATTATATATTTCACCTTGATACCCTATAAAGTCTTAAATATAGATGATGCATTGTGGTATCTAAAATATAATAATAGACTTATTGGCACTAGTGATATCGAGCTATACCAAAATAATATTGATGATAATAGGTCGCAGACATTTCAAAAAATAACGTATAGTGAAAATTCAGGACATGGATTTCAGTATACATATGTAAAAGAAAGTATGGCACTTTATTTTCTCGTTTTTGTTATTTCCATCGTTATCATCATAAGCGGAATTATCCTTTTTTTAATCTTGAAGATTATGTCTATTGTATATGAGCCGATTAATCGTATAGTTAATGACGATAGCAAAAGCATAGATGAGATAAAATTATTTCAAGAAAGTATAGTAGAAGTTAATTTCTTAAATAGTAAGCTAGAATCTATAAAAAATGATATTAGCGCAAAAACACAAGAGAGAAAGTATTTTAATTTACTTATTGGCCTTAGAGAAGATATTGATTATAATATTGATCAGTTTTGTGTAAGCATTTTAGAATTTGATAATTTTGAAAATAGTGATAATGTATTTTATATAAAAAATGATCTTCAAGCATATGCAAGTAAAGATGATAATATTATTTATATTCATTTAGATAAGTCGCGTATATTGTTTATACATAAAGTGATGACTTATTCTGAGGCAGAAAAGCAACTTACGCATTTATTACATAGTTATGTTGCGAATGTAAATATTAAGATTGCGCTTACAGACGTCTATGATTCAATTAATCAATTGCCTATTGCGTACGAGTTTGCAAACAAAATCTTAAATTTTAAATACCATTTCCAGGAAAAGGATATTATTTTATTTAGTGATATTTCAAATATTATAGATGATGAATATAATTTTTCGGTTAACGTTGAATATACTTTAATCCATAAAGTGCTAAATGCGGATAAAACAGCAATTGATATTTTTGATAAATTTTTGCGGGAAAATATGAAGAACCAGAGTGTCTCAAGTAGCACAACGGAAAAGTATATATTGACACTTATAAATATGGTAAATAGGATATTTGCAGAATTAAAAATCTCTTCCTTAGATTTAATAGGTTATGAGATTTCTTTTACAGAATGGCAATGCATGAGAGATAATCCGAATATCATTAATATTATTCGCAATACACTTATTGATATAATCTCTAGTTTATCAGAGAAGAACACATCGGGAAATTTAGAAAGTGCTGAGAAAATATTGGATTATATCCATAAAAATTATATGAAAGATATAATGCTGGTTGATATAAATACGGAATTTGGATTATCTCCACAAAGAGTTCATACGATTTTTAAAGAGGAATTAAATACGAACTTTAAAACATATCTCAATGAATATAGAATTAATATAGCGCAACAACTTCAAAGAGAAGATAAAAGTATCAAGACGACAGAGTTATCGGAGTTAGTTGGTTTTAACAGTTCCACAAGTTTCATAAGAGTGTACAAAAAACACGTAGGCTTATCACCACAGGAGTACCAAAAAAGCCTCAAATAAAGGAGGAATCAGCAAAATATTTTTTGTTGATTGCCTAAAAATTGTGTATAAAAAAAAGCTTACCATTTTGAGTAAGCTTTTTTTATTTTGGAGAGCGTCAATGATTTTGTATAGTCGATAAATATTGTCGATATTAAAAACGAAGAAGGTGTGCTAAATTTAAAATGCACTTTTGTGAGGTACAAAAACGATTAAAGAAAAGAGGTGTTTTATTGTCAAATAGTGTAATAGATAGAATAAAAAAGACGGATTGGCAACTGATAATATTATTATTGCCAGGTCTTATATGGCTGGTTATGTTTGCGTATATACCCATGGCAGGATTAAAAATGGCATTTTACAATTATAATGCATTTGCCGGATTTGATGGAAGTGTGTTTGTGGGACTAAAAAATTTCCAACAGTTGTTTCAAGGTCAAGATTTTTTGAGAGCATTTAAAAATACCTTACAAATTGGAGTGTTACAACTAATCATATGTTTTCCATTCTCAATATTTTTGGCGATTTTAGTTACAGAAATGCGAAGTAAGTTTTTACCAAAGATAACACAAACAGTTACGTTTTTACCTTATTTTGTATCTACTGTTGTCGCTTGTGGAATTGTCATAAGCTTTTTATCACCAAGTACCGGAATTATAAATTTATTATTAAACAAACTAGGGCATGAATCAATTTATTTTATGGTCGATCCTAAATATTTTAAAGGTATCTATGTTACCATGATGCTTTGGAAAACGGCGGGATTTAATGCTGTGGTATATATTGCAGCCCTGATGGGAATTGATCCTAGTCTTTATGAGGCAGCAGATGTGGAAGGGGCAACCCGAATGCAAAAAATAAGGAAAATTACCTTGCCTTGTATTGCACCAACGATATCTGTAATGTTAATTTTAGAGCTGGGTAGAATAATGAAAGTCGGATATGAATCCATACTTTTGTTATATCAACCGTCAACATATTCAACAGCAGATGTTATAGGAACGTATACCTACCGATTAGGTATAGTACAAAATAATTTTGGGTTATCAACGGCTGCGGGATTATTTGAGTCCGTAATTGCGTTAATAATGGTTATTGCAGCAAACCGAATATCAAAAAAATTATCAGAATCATCAATATGGTAGAAAGGAGAAAAAAGTCTTGAAGAGAAAAAAAAGAAAAAAGATTAAGATAAGACAAAGTGATATGATTTATACTATAATAACTAGACTACTGGGAATAATCATTGTGTTTTTATTCTTCTTTCCACTATGGTATATAGTTATTGCATCCTTTAGTAGACCCTATTATGTTATCAATGGGGATGTTATTTTATGGTTTAAGGAGTTTACGCTTGGTGCATATCAACAAGCTTTCCAAGCTAAAGGTATTTGGCGAGGCTATGGAAACAGTGTGTTTATTACAGTATTTGGTACAGTAACCAATATGATCTTTACAACAACACTTGCTTTTGCTTTATCAAGAAAAGAGCTACCCTTTAGAAAGTTTTTTAACTTTTTCACAGTATTTACTATGTTGTTTACTGCTGGGATGATTCCATTATATCGAACACTCATGAACTACAATCTTATAGATACTTATTGGGGAAATATTATTGCTTTTGGAATCAATACATTCAACGTGATTATTTTAAGAAGTTTCTTTGAACAAATACCAAATGATTACTTTGAAGCGGCAAGAATAGATGGTGCAGGAACGTTTAGAACTTTTTTTAAAATTGTATTGCCGTTATCAAAAGCTTCATTAGCTACAGTTACTTTATTTTATGCGGTTAGTCGATGGAACGGGTACTTTTGGTCATCCATTATTTTAAAATCAGAGTCCAAGCAACCCCTACAAGTACTTTTAAAGAAACTCTTAGTTGAGCAAACAGATTTAATGGACTTAGCACAGCCGGTAACATCAGCTTCATTATATGCACCAACAACGATAGCATATGCAATCATTGTTATTTCTATATTACCAATGATTTTAATATTCCCATATATTCAAAAATATTTTAAAACGGGAGTTAATCTTGGTGGCGTCAAGGGATAGCTTATACTCAATACTACATATAATAAGAAGGAGATTATTATGAAAAAAGTCTATAGAAAAATATTAAGTTTAGCATTGGTAACATTTTTGTTGTTTGGAATGACTGCTTGTGGCGAGGCAGATACAACACCGGATGCGAGTGAAACATCAAAAGAAGAAACTGTCCCAGAACTTACAGTACATGGTATGTGGGATAGTTCGCAAATACTTGATTTTAGTACTCCGGTATTGCAAGAAATACAAAAACAGGCAGGGGTAAAATTGGTAAATACTGTGCCTACAAGTGCAACAGACGTTGACCAAACTTGGACACTTATGATGTCAACGCCAGACCAAATGCCAGATATTATTATTAACTCTCAAATATCTAAAATGGAAAAATTAGGTATGGATGGAGGACTTATTTCCTTAGAAAGTTTAATCGAAGAGCATGCGCCAAATATTCAAAAAATATTTGAAGAACATCCGGAATTGTTAGCAGCTTCAACAGCGGCAGATGGACACATCTATCATGTGGCTAGTATGAAGGAACTTAAGACCTCAACAACTTGGGTAATTCGACAAGATTGGATTGATAACTTAGGTTTAGAAACACCGGAAACAATTGATGATTTATATAATGTTCTATATGCTTTTAAATATGAAGATCCAAATGGAAATGGTGAGCAAGATGAGCAACCGTTTATAAGTAGACTGTCAGGAAAAGATTTTACGAATACATTTTTAAGCCTTTTTGATTCAAGTCTACAATTAATGGTTAGAGATGGTGTGGTTATGTACGATCCATT
This sequence is a window from Vallitaleaceae bacterium 9-2. Protein-coding genes within it:
- a CDS encoding ABC transporter permease subunit: MSNSVIDRIKKTDWQLIILLLPGLIWLVMFAYIPMAGLKMAFYNYNAFAGFDGSVFVGLKNFQQLFQGQDFLRAFKNTLQIGVLQLIICFPFSIFLAILVTEMRSKFLPKITQTVTFLPYFVSTVVACGIVISFLSPSTGIINLLLNKLGHESIYFMVDPKYFKGIYVTMMLWKTAGFNAVVYIAALMGIDPSLYEAADVEGATRMQKIRKITLPCIAPTISVMLILELGRIMKVGYESILLLYQPSTYSTADVIGTYTYRLGIVQNNFGLSTAAGLFESVIALIMVIAANRISKKLSESSIW
- a CDS encoding carbohydrate ABC transporter permease produces the protein MKRKKRKKIKIRQSDMIYTIITRLLGIIIVFLFFFPLWYIVIASFSRPYYVINGDVILWFKEFTLGAYQQAFQAKGIWRGYGNSVFITVFGTVTNMIFTTTLAFALSRKELPFRKFFNFFTVFTMLFTAGMIPLYRTLMNYNLIDTYWGNIIAFGINTFNVIILRSFFEQIPNDYFEAARIDGAGTFRTFFKIVLPLSKASLATVTLFYAVSRWNGYFWSSIILKSESKQPLQVLLKKLLVEQTDLMDLAQPVTSASLYAPTTIAYAIIVISILPMILIFPYIQKYFKTGVNLGGVKG
- a CDS encoding AraC family transcriptional regulator, translated to MQKVLITRYKYRNIIVLLLFSLILTIIFTFTIYNLININNSNRKIVTAESQVQIKNFEISLNLSRQLVNSVRYTLEAERWAESADFSYEMHSLIKFMELVNKQLSVLTTGECYIGAWKLNSENPSIFYNGATISEEKLFEDVLGIEYALKEDVISKLKKTGEHILFFDETQIHNSFIKLYYQQYSGGEIIYFTLIPYKVLNIDDALWYLKYNNRLIGTSDIELYQNNIDDNRSQTFQKITYSENSGHGFQYTYVKESMALYFLVFVISIVIIISGIILFLILKIMSIVYEPINRIVNDDSKSIDEIKLFQESIVEVNFLNSKLESIKNDISAKTQERKYFNLLIGLREDIDYNIDQFCVSILEFDNFENSDNVFYIKNDLQAYASKDDNIIYIHLDKSRILFIHKVMTYSEAEKQLTHLLHSYVANVNIKIALTDVYDSINQLPIAYEFANKILNFKYHFQEKDIILFSDISNIIDDEYNFSVNVEYTLIHKVLNADKTAIDIFDKFLRENMKNQSVSSSTTEKYILTLINMVNRIFAELKISSLDLIGYEISFTEWQCMRDNPNIINIIRNTLIDIISSLSEKNTSGNLESAEKILDYIHKNYMKDIMLVDINTEFGLSPQRVHTIFKEELNTNFKTYLNEYRINIAQQLQREDKSIKTTELSELVGFNSSTSFIRVYKKHVGLSPQEYQKSLK